Within the Vigna angularis cultivar LongXiaoDou No.4 chromosome 10, ASM1680809v1, whole genome shotgun sequence genome, the region TGCTGGAGGTACAGGAGGATTTTCGGATGAAACTTCTTATCCCCTCTTCTGTTTGTTCCTTCAACAGTTGTAGCTCTGATGGCCATAAAGGGTGACTTGACTGATCCTCACAACGTTCTGGAAAATTGGGATTCTAGTTCTGTTGATCCATGTAGCTGGAGAATGGTTACTTGTTCCTCTGATGGCTCCGTTTCTGCATTGTAAGTTGCTTGGCCTTTAAGTGGGTTCTAGAGTGATGAAGAAGTTTCAAGAGGCGTTGTTTAGAGAGTGAACCAACCAACTTTTGCTAGTTTGATTTTCAactaaaggatttttttttctcttatcagGGGATTTCCGAGTCAGAACTTGTCTGGTACACTATCTCCCGGAATTGGAAACCTCACTAACTTGCAATCTGTGTACGTCTGCTATTTTTGTTGAGATTCTTTATATCTTGCTTTCGCTTTGTATGGTGGTTGAGTTTGGCATCAGTGTCTTTTAGTTCTTATTGATCAGCTCTATCCTTTCACAAAATCATACTTCCCCCGAATTATAAGCTGAATAAGTGAAAAAATTACAACTATGCTTTATTAATTATACACATGCAGGTTGCTTCAGAATAATGCCATTTCTGGTAGGATTCCTGCTGCAATAGGAAACTTGGAAAGGCTTCACACACTTGATCTTTCCAATAATGCATTTAGTGGTGAGATACCCAGTTCTTTGGGAGGCCTCAAGAACCTGAATTATTTGTAAGTTACAAAAAGCACTTCTGAAGAACCTATTGATTGCAGTGATTATGAGTTATTCATTTGCTTTAGCAGTGACTAATGAAATTATGTTTCTTActcaatgtaaattattttacttgCACGCCAGGAGGTTAAACAATAACAGCCTTACGGGATCCTGTCCTCAGTCTCTTAGCAATATCGAAGGTCTAACCCTTGTGTAAGTCTTTATCACCTTGTTGCAccattatttttcctttttgcttAATCATATTTCAGTTTTAGCTCAGAGAACAAGGGGCAGATTCAAAGCTTTGATTTCTATCTAAAAGACAGTTATGTTAACTCTTATGACTTGAATATGTACAGGGACCTCTCCTACAACAATCTGAGTGGTTCCTTGCCTAGAATATCGGCAAGAACATTAAAGTTAGTTCATTTCGAATTTGCTcgtctttttttcttctgtatTCAAGTTTAAAACAGGGCAGTGTAGTTTATCTCTTGCTCAATTATTTACTGCAGGATTGTGGGTAACCCTTTAATTTGTGGTCCAAAAGCAAACAACTGTTCTTCTGTTTTACCGGAGCCACTTTCCTTCCCTCCAGATGCACTAAGAGGTGTTAATCTATCATTGAACTCTGCTTTCACATTATTATttctttgaataaaaatatggCGTGCTTAATGTGGTGATTTGGTTTTCTAGGCCAATCTGATTCTGGTAAAAAAAGCCATCACGTGGCACTTGCTTTCGGTGCAAGCTTTGGTGCTGCATTTGTCATTGTGATTATAGTTGGGTTTCTTGTTTGGTGGCGATATAGACGCAACCAGCAGATATTCTTTGATGTCAACGGTTAGAactctcatttttctttttataattctttttctttttatctcttatGCTCTCTATCAGTAAACTTTATGGCAAATTTGCAAAAAATGGGTTGCTCATCATTGCACTGTTACAGCACACAATCGTTTAAGGATATTTTTTTCAAGGAATTCACATCTTAGATGCTCGCTTCAATTCATGTTTGTTACACTGGCAAAGTTAATTGACCCACCTTTACCTAACACTAAGCGACGTTGCTTCCAAAGAACTTTTGTCTGTTTCTGACCATTCAACATGTTGCACTGTTTCTagattgtttatattattttccaacTACTCTAAGCTCATTAAATCAGCTGTAAGACTTATGCATATAATGAAATGGGACTAAAACTCGATGGTGACCTTTTGAAACATGACGAACAACAGCTGTCATTGTTCTAAACTTTGAAATTGTTGGAAATcttagttgaaaattttatttagtgtTATGCAACTTCTGTAATGGTTATtctagaagagaaaaaattgaGGGTTAACAGTACCACTTGTGGTATATGTAATGTGTAATCATATATGGACCACCTTCTTTGAAGGGAAGTTAACATTGGCATATTATGTGCATTTTGTAGTTGAAAACAGTATCATTATAAATCCATTCCCTAATGTGATATAAGCATACGTTCTGCTCCTATACCAAAATACTGTGTATGAAAGAGCTTTTACTTCGTTCTCTTTCAATGATGTTCAATTGACACTTGTGTGTGTTTGTTATTTGGCAGAACATTATGATCCGGAGGTGCGTCTTGGTCATTTAAAAAGGTTTTCATTCAAAGAGCTTCGAACTGCAACAGACCATTTCAACTCAAAGAACATTCTTGGAAGAGGTGGCTTTGGAATAGTCTACAAGGCATGCCTAAATGATGGGTCTGTTGTGGCTGTTAAGAGGTTAAAGGACTACAATGCAGCCGGTGGTGAGATCCAATTTCAAACAGAAGTTGAGACAATCAGTTTGGCTGTCCACCGGAATCTTCTCAGGCTTTCGGGGTTTTGCAGCACTCAGCATGAAAGGCTCCTCGTTTATCCATATATGTCTAATGGAAGTGTAGCCTCTAGATTAAAAGGTTAGATCTGAGCTTTACAATCTGTTGTTTACCTAACCAGTATACTAATAACTGGCTGGACGTACTGTGTTCAGCCTGTTTTATGTCAACTGACAATAATCTGTCATATGATCATTTGAATCTTACAGTCAGATAACCATATGTAGGTATTTAGATTGTGTTAACTGGCCACTTTAGTTAATACTAATACACTCTAGCCTTTTTGTGCCGAGTTCCTATTCAGTCACAGAAAACCTATTACCTTTTTCTGTTCTTAGCTCTTACTTATAGTTAGTTGGTTTGCTAAGATATTCATGAGCTGCTCATGATTAGGggtaataattataattcaattCCACAAGatcattttaaacttatttgtttttggttttggaTTTATGTACCAGATCATATCCATGGCCATCCGGCGTTAGATTGGACTAGGCGGAAGAGAATAGCTTTAGGTACAGCAAGAGGGTTGGTTTACTTGCATGAACAATGTGACCCTAAGATTATTCACCGTGATGTGAAAGCAGCTAACATATTGCTAGATGAAGACTTTGAAGCTGTTGTTGGCGATTTTGGTTTAGCCAAGCTTCTGGATCATAGAGACTCCCATGTGACCACTGCCGTGCGTGGCACTGTTGGTCACATTGCTCCAGAGTATCTATCCACTGGCCAATCATCAGAAAAGACTGATGTGTTTGGGTTTGGAATCTTGCTGCTTGAACTGATCACAGGTCACAAGGCTCTAGATTTTGGGCGAGCAGCGAACCAGAAAGGTGTAATGCTTGATTGGGTACGTTTTCCACACACTTCCACTCTTTTCAAcgtttcttttcttcttcacttAGCATATCACTCTTTTACAAGTTTTAGAATGTATTTATTCCCACAACTTACAATGAATGATTTGTTGGCACTTGGAGCAACTTTCTTCTTATATGCATAACTTGTCTTCCTAGAAATTTTAATGGAAAGAGTACTTGAATAACTTCTCTAAATAGGAGTTAGTAGTAATAAAACAGTTTGGTTAACATTAATACTTACTAGGTCTGATTGTAAGCAACTAAAAGTGAAATGT harbors:
- the LOC108335751 gene encoding protein NSP-INTERACTING KINASE 3 — encoded protein: MELSSLVFWLLGLLLLQLMEISSAALSPSGINYEVVALMAIKGDLTDPHNVLENWDSSSVDPCSWRMVTCSSDGSVSALGFPSQNLSGTLSPGIGNLTNLQSVLLQNNAISGRIPAAIGNLERLHTLDLSNNAFSGEIPSSLGGLKNLNYLRLNNNSLTGSCPQSLSNIEGLTLVDLSYNNLSGSLPRISARTLKIVGNPLICGPKANNCSSVLPEPLSFPPDALRGQSDSGKKSHHVALAFGASFGAAFVIVIIVGFLVWWRYRRNQQIFFDVNEHYDPEVRLGHLKRFSFKELRTATDHFNSKNILGRGGFGIVYKACLNDGSVVAVKRLKDYNAAGGEIQFQTEVETISLAVHRNLLRLSGFCSTQHERLLVYPYMSNGSVASRLKDHIHGHPALDWTRRKRIALGTARGLVYLHEQCDPKIIHRDVKAANILLDEDFEAVVGDFGLAKLLDHRDSHVTTAVRGTVGHIAPEYLSTGQSSEKTDVFGFGILLLELITGHKALDFGRAANQKGVMLDWVKKLHQDGRLSQMVDKDLKGNFDLIELEEMVQVALLCTQFNPSHRPKMSEVLKMLEGDGLAERWEASQRIETPRFRSCEPQRYSDLIEESSLIIEAMELSGPR